In Nocardia yunnanensis, one DNA window encodes the following:
- a CDS encoding response regulator transcription factor, whose amino-acid sequence MIKVFLVDDHEIVRRGLTDLLEEDPELTVVGEAGDVTQALARIPALRPDVAVLDVRLPDGNGIELCRDLLADIDDLRCLILTSYTDEQAMMDAILAGASGYVVKDIKGMELAKAIKEVGAGRSLLDNRAAAALMARLRRSTEFDGPLAGLTDQERKLLDLLGDGLTNRQIAERMFLAEKTVKNYVSRLLAKLGMERRTQAAVLASKLRTGQPRSA is encoded by the coding sequence GTGATCAAAGTCTTTCTGGTCGACGATCACGAAATCGTTCGCCGCGGTCTGACCGATCTGCTCGAGGAGGACCCCGAACTCACGGTGGTCGGCGAGGCCGGCGACGTCACCCAGGCGCTGGCGCGCATCCCGGCGCTGCGTCCGGACGTGGCGGTGCTCGACGTGCGGCTGCCCGACGGCAACGGCATCGAACTGTGCCGGGACCTGCTGGCCGATATCGACGATCTGCGCTGCCTGATCCTCACCTCCTACACCGACGAGCAGGCCATGATGGACGCCATCCTGGCCGGGGCCAGCGGCTACGTGGTCAAGGACATCAAGGGCATGGAGCTGGCCAAGGCCATCAAGGAGGTCGGCGCCGGCCGCTCGCTGCTGGACAATCGCGCCGCGGCCGCCCTGATGGCACGGCTGCGGCGCAGCACCGAATTCGACGGCCCGCTGGCCGGTTTGACCGATCAGGAACGCAAACTGCTGGACCTGCTCGGCGACGGCCTCACCAACCGGCAGATCGCCGAGCGCATGTTCCTGGCCGAGAAGACCGTCAAGAACTACGTCTCGCGGCTGCTGGCCAAGCTCGGCATGGAACGGCGCACCCAGGCCGCCGTGCTGGCCTCGAAACTGCGTACGGGACAGCCACGTTCGGCATAA
- a CDS encoding sigma 54 modulation/S30EA ribosomal C-terminal domain-containing protein, with translation MVTTHGPVPSGEVTRVVRGLGRILRRHGVEGPVRVRLHWPDSDDDTTLVQASIRTLGKAFRVQVAGPGRFAATFALERLDRRLGCPPDELSRPWPDPARPSLSAVTATRPIVRRKDCRLQVATPAAAARVLDAMDYDAHLFIDADTGAEAVVCWTGPLGVRTVARLRDQVPALREDEAVARLCTSGLPYLFFTDSDARRGRLLYRRFDGDLALVTPAGAEERTRDRDRGLQPRAIASCVRRSLPNTAMWPSAVALSGGGGGTVVGTAVEKLA, from the coding sequence GTGGTGACCACACACGGGCCCGTCCCGTCGGGGGAAGTGACCCGGGTGGTGCGCGGGCTGGGCAGAATCCTGCGCCGCCACGGGGTGGAAGGGCCGGTGCGGGTACGCCTGCACTGGCCCGACTCCGACGACGACACCACACTCGTCCAGGCGAGCATCCGAACGCTGGGGAAGGCGTTCCGGGTGCAGGTCGCCGGGCCGGGCCGGTTCGCCGCCACCTTCGCGCTGGAACGGCTGGACCGGCGGCTGGGCTGCCCGCCGGACGAATTGTCAAGGCCCTGGCCGGATCCCGCGCGGCCGTCGCTCTCGGCGGTCACCGCCACCCGGCCGATCGTGCGGCGCAAGGACTGCCGACTACAGGTGGCGACGCCCGCGGCGGCCGCGCGGGTGCTCGACGCCATGGACTACGACGCGCACCTGTTCATCGACGCGGACACCGGCGCCGAGGCGGTCGTCTGCTGGACCGGACCGCTCGGGGTGCGCACGGTCGCGCGGCTGCGCGATCAGGTCCCGGCGCTGCGCGAGGACGAAGCGGTGGCGCGACTGTGCACCAGCGGGCTGCCCTATCTTTTCTTCACCGACTCCGACGCCCGGCGCGGCCGGCTGCTCTACCGCCGCTTCGACGGAGATCTGGCGCTGGTGACCCCGGCCGGCGCGGAGGAGCGCACGCGTGACCGCGATCGCGGATTACAACCGCGCGCGATCGCGAGTTGCGTGCGGCGTTCGCTGCCGAACACCGCGATGTGGCCCAGTGCCGTCGCCCTGTCGGGCGGGGGCGGCGGTACTGTGGTCGGTACCGCCGTCGAGAAGCTGGCGTGA
- the uvrA gene encoding excinuclease ABC subunit UvrA, translating into MADRLTVRGAREHNLKGVDLDLPRDSLIVFTGLSGSGKSSLAFDTIFAEGQRRYVESLSAYARQFLGQMDKPDVDFIEGLSPAVSIDQKSTNRNPRSTVGTITEVYDYLRLLFARAGTPHCPVCGELIAKQTPQQIVDQVLAMPEGTKFQVLAPVVRTRKGEFVDLFESLNSQGYSRVRVDGVVHPLTDPPKLKKQEKHDVEVVVDRLSVKPSSKQRLTDSIETALRLADGIVVLDFVDRDEHAHDRERRFSERLACPNGHPLDIEDLEPRSFSFNSPYGACPDCTGLGIRKEVDPDLVVPDPELSLNEGAIAPWSRGQTAEYFTRLLSGLAEALGFSMDTPWNQLPLKARKAVLEGSSEQVHVSYTNRYGRKRSYYADFEGVMPFLQRRMDATESESMKEHYDGYMRDIPCPVCNGARLRPEILAVTLSAGDQRRSIADLSDLSIGEAAKFLNTLTLDERQAAIAAQVIKEIQARLGFLLDVGLQYLTLSRAAATLSGGEAQRIRLATQIGSGLVGVLYVLDEPSIGLHQRDNRRLIETLTRLKNLGNTLIVVEHDEDTIHASDWVVDIGPLAGEHGGQVVYSGPYEGLLKDKQSLTGAYLSGREQIEVPLVRRPIDKRKQLTVVGAVEHNLRDIDVSFPLGVLTSITGVSGSGKSTLVNDILATVLQNKLNGARQVPGRHTRVNGLDHLDKLVQVDQSPIGRTPRSNPATYTGVFDKIRTLFAATTEAKVRGYQPGRFSFNVKGGRCEACSGDGTLKIEMNFLPDVYVPCEVCHGARYNRETLEVHYKGKTIAEVLDMPIEEAAEFFEPVTSIHRYLKTLVDVGLGYVRLGQSAPTLSGGEAQRVKLAAELQKRSTGRTIYILDEPTTGLHFEDIRKLLTVINGLVDKGNSVIVIEHNLDVIKTSDWVIDMGPEGGSGGGTVIAEGTPEDVAAVADSYTGQFLKDVLSAAPAAAPAPAKKAAKKAPAKKAAPKTDAQAAAAKKATAARRKAAALR; encoded by the coding sequence GTGGCGGATCGCCTGACGGTGCGCGGAGCGCGGGAGCACAATCTCAAAGGGGTCGATCTGGACCTACCCCGCGACAGCCTCATCGTTTTCACTGGGCTGTCCGGTTCCGGGAAGTCCTCGCTGGCCTTCGACACCATTTTCGCCGAGGGGCAGCGCCGCTACGTCGAGTCGCTGTCCGCGTACGCGCGGCAGTTCCTCGGTCAGATGGACAAGCCGGATGTGGACTTCATCGAGGGCCTGTCCCCGGCGGTGTCCATCGACCAGAAGTCGACCAACCGCAACCCGCGTTCCACGGTCGGCACCATCACCGAGGTCTACGACTATCTGCGGCTGCTGTTCGCGCGCGCGGGCACCCCGCACTGCCCGGTCTGCGGTGAGCTGATCGCCAAGCAGACCCCGCAGCAGATCGTGGACCAGGTGCTGGCCATGCCGGAGGGCACCAAGTTCCAGGTCCTCGCGCCGGTGGTGCGCACCCGCAAGGGCGAATTCGTGGACCTGTTCGAGTCGCTGAACTCACAGGGCTATTCGCGCGTCCGGGTCGACGGCGTGGTGCATCCGCTGACCGACCCGCCCAAGCTCAAGAAGCAGGAGAAGCACGATGTCGAGGTGGTCGTGGACCGCCTCTCGGTCAAGCCGAGTTCCAAACAGCGCCTGACGGATTCGATCGAGACCGCGCTGCGGCTGGCCGACGGCATCGTGGTGCTGGACTTCGTGGATCGCGACGAGCACGCCCACGATCGGGAGCGCCGCTTCTCCGAGCGGCTGGCCTGCCCCAACGGGCACCCGCTCGATATCGAGGATCTGGAACCGCGGTCGTTCTCCTTCAACTCGCCCTACGGCGCCTGCCCGGATTGCACGGGTCTGGGCATTCGCAAGGAGGTCGATCCCGATCTCGTCGTGCCCGATCCGGAGCTGAGCCTCAACGAGGGCGCGATCGCGCCGTGGTCCCGCGGGCAGACCGCCGAATACTTCACCCGTCTGCTGTCGGGCCTGGCCGAGGCCCTCGGCTTCTCCATGGACACGCCGTGGAATCAGTTGCCGCTCAAGGCCCGCAAGGCGGTGCTGGAGGGCAGCTCCGAGCAGGTGCACGTCTCCTACACCAACCGCTACGGCCGCAAGCGTTCGTACTACGCCGATTTCGAGGGCGTGATGCCGTTCCTGCAGCGGCGCATGGACGCCACCGAGTCGGAGTCGATGAAGGAGCACTACGACGGCTACATGCGCGACATCCCGTGCCCGGTGTGCAACGGCGCGCGCCTGCGGCCGGAGATCCTCGCGGTCACCCTGTCGGCCGGCGATCAGCGCCGTTCCATCGCGGATCTGTCGGATCTATCGATCGGGGAGGCGGCGAAGTTCCTCAACACGCTCACCCTCGACGAGCGGCAGGCGGCCATCGCCGCGCAGGTGATCAAGGAGATTCAGGCGCGCCTGGGCTTCCTGCTGGACGTCGGCCTCCAATACCTGACGCTGTCGCGGGCGGCGGCCACGCTGTCCGGCGGTGAGGCGCAGCGCATCCGGCTGGCCACCCAGATCGGGTCCGGTCTGGTGGGCGTGCTGTACGTGCTGGACGAGCCGTCCATCGGCCTGCATCAGCGCGACAATCGCCGGTTGATCGAAACCCTCACGCGCCTGAAGAATCTCGGCAACACCCTCATCGTGGTCGAGCACGACGAGGACACCATCCACGCCTCGGACTGGGTGGTCGACATCGGCCCGCTGGCCGGTGAGCACGGCGGCCAGGTGGTGTACTCGGGTCCCTACGAGGGGCTGTTGAAGGACAAGCAATCCCTCACCGGCGCTTACCTTTCCGGTCGCGAGCAGATCGAGGTGCCGCTGGTGCGGCGGCCGATCGACAAGCGCAAGCAGCTCACGGTGGTGGGCGCGGTCGAGCACAATCTCCGCGACATCGACGTGAGTTTCCCGCTGGGCGTGCTCACCTCGATCACCGGCGTCTCGGGTTCGGGTAAGTCGACGCTGGTCAACGACATTCTGGCGACGGTGCTGCAGAACAAGCTCAATGGCGCGCGGCAGGTGCCGGGCCGTCACACCCGCGTCAACGGTCTCGATCATCTGGACAAGCTGGTGCAGGTCGACCAGTCGCCGATCGGCCGCACCCCGCGCTCGAATCCGGCCACCTACACCGGCGTGTTCGACAAGATCCGCACCCTGTTCGCGGCCACCACCGAGGCCAAGGTGCGCGGTTATCAGCCGGGCCGTTTCTCCTTCAACGTGAAGGGCGGCCGCTGCGAGGCGTGCTCCGGCGACGGCACCCTCAAGATCGAGATGAACTTCCTGCCGGACGTGTACGTCCCGTGCGAGGTCTGCCACGGCGCGCGCTACAACCGCGAGACCCTCGAGGTGCACTACAAGGGCAAGACCATCGCCGAGGTGCTCGATATGCCGATCGAGGAGGCCGCGGAGTTCTTCGAGCCGGTGACCTCCATCCACCGCTACCTCAAGACCCTGGTGGACGTGGGCCTCGGCTATGTGCGCCTGGGTCAGTCGGCCCCGACGCTGTCGGGTGGTGAGGCGCAGCGCGTGAAGCTGGCCGCGGAACTGCAGAAGCGTTCCACCGGCCGCACCATCTACATCCTCGACGAGCCCACCACGGGTCTGCATTTCGAGGACATCCGCAAACTGCTCACGGTGATCAACGGCCTGGTGGACAAGGGCAATTCGGTGATCGTCATCGAGCACAACCTGGATGTCATAAAGACCTCCGACTGGGTCATCGACATGGGTCCCGAGGGTGGTTCCGGCGGCGGCACCGTCATCGCCGAGGGCACGCCCGAAGATGTTGCGGCCGTGGCGGATAGCTACACCGGTCAGTTCCTGAAGGACGTGTTGTCGGCGGCGCCGGCCGCCGCGCCCGCACCGGCGAAGAAGGCCGCCAAGAAGGCGCCGGCCAAGAAGGCGGCCCCCAAGACCGACGCTCAGGCCGCCGCCGCGAAGAAGGCGACCGCCGCCCGCCGCAAGGCCGCCGCCCTGCGCTGA
- a CDS encoding ATP-binding cassette domain-containing protein produces the protein MQLIRFLISISWMRIAGVIASGLVCGAANTYLVTLIRGVVSPEPHPAVTVQAFVATALVILISGVISQVLLIRLAQEAIYRLRADLSARIVSAPLEHLERLGQHRLIATLTEDVRSLSQAVTAIPSICIDLATIIGCFIFLAVVSGPIFATTIAGTLLGIACVETVLKKVRHLYRDARENEDGLIRSFQEVSLGIKELKLHRPRRADFMNRHLLGSAEKLRVQNVDAGSKFTFAQGFGQLLQLGTMALILFGLARALDLPQNAMVGYVLVTTFLSMPMQNFMNRIPDLLRGDVALAKIRSLNLSIQTAHDESTLPYTERPAATAARLELNDVSYHYLTEAPPAFPPVPGGAPPGTGPHPGGGARPHPGGGTRPGMPGAPVGGRPGAHPAGGRPGGPPPGHGPRPGGDRPDVNGHRFIEHGGTGGRPVPMGAPVAPPEADGTGFTLGPLDLAFEPGQISFIVGGNGSGKSTLAKLITGLYVPQQGHLSLNGETIDHDNIEWFRQNTSAVFTDFHLFEDYLGFEPGIDEQVRKYLKELQIDHKVTVENGRLSTVQLSQGQRKRLALLTALLEDRPIYMFDEWAADQEPKFRDVFYRELLVKLKERGKTVIVITHDDRYFDCADQIVKLDFGRIAEVKELSKPLAVAE, from the coding sequence ATGCAACTCATCAGATTCCTCATCTCCATCTCGTGGATGCGGATCGCGGGCGTCATCGCCTCCGGTCTGGTCTGCGGTGCGGCCAATACCTACCTGGTGACATTGATTCGGGGAGTGGTGTCACCGGAACCGCACCCGGCCGTCACCGTGCAGGCCTTCGTGGCGACCGCGCTGGTCATCCTGATCAGCGGGGTGATCTCGCAGGTACTGCTGATCCGACTGGCCCAGGAGGCCATCTACCGGTTGCGCGCGGACCTGTCGGCGCGCATCGTGTCCGCGCCGCTCGAACATCTCGAGCGGCTCGGGCAGCATCGCCTGATCGCGACCCTCACCGAGGATGTGCGATCGCTGTCGCAGGCGGTCACGGCCATTCCGAGCATCTGCATCGACCTGGCCACGATCATCGGGTGCTTCATCTTCCTGGCGGTCGTCTCGGGTCCGATCTTCGCCACCACCATCGCGGGCACGCTGCTCGGAATCGCCTGTGTCGAAACGGTTCTCAAGAAGGTGCGGCATCTGTACCGCGACGCCCGCGAGAACGAGGACGGTTTGATCCGCTCCTTCCAGGAGGTGTCGCTGGGCATCAAGGAGCTCAAGCTGCACCGGCCGCGCCGTGCCGACTTCATGAACCGGCATCTGCTCGGCTCGGCCGAGAAGCTGCGGGTACAGAACGTCGACGCGGGATCGAAATTCACCTTCGCGCAAGGGTTCGGCCAGCTGCTGCAGTTGGGCACCATGGCGCTGATCCTGTTCGGCCTGGCCCGCGCGCTGGATCTGCCGCAGAACGCCATGGTCGGCTATGTCCTGGTCACCACGTTCCTGTCGATGCCCATGCAGAACTTCATGAACCGCATCCCGGACCTGCTGCGAGGTGACGTGGCACTGGCCAAGATTCGCTCGCTGAACCTATCCATCCAGACCGCGCACGACGAGTCCACGCTGCCCTACACCGAGCGGCCCGCCGCCACGGCGGCGCGGCTGGAGCTCAACGACGTCAGCTACCACTATCTGACGGAAGCGCCGCCGGCGTTCCCGCCCGTGCCGGGCGGTGCGCCGCCCGGAACCGGACCTCACCCGGGTGGGGGTGCGCGGCCGCACCCGGGTGGGGGCACTCGACCCGGCATGCCCGGCGCACCGGTGGGCGGACGGCCCGGCGCGCATCCCGCGGGCGGACGCCCCGGCGGCCCGCCGCCCGGGCACGGCCCGCGGCCCGGTGGCGATCGCCCGGATGTCAACGGGCACCGGTTCATCGAGCACGGCGGCACCGGCGGGCGACCCGTGCCGATGGGCGCGCCGGTCGCCCCGCCCGAGGCCGATGGCACCGGCTTCACCCTCGGTCCACTGGATTTGGCCTTCGAGCCCGGGCAGATCAGCTTCATCGTGGGCGGCAACGGCAGCGGCAAATCGACGCTGGCCAAACTGATCACGGGGTTGTACGTCCCGCAGCAGGGTCACCTGTCGCTCAACGGCGAGACCATCGATCACGACAATATCGAGTGGTTCCGGCAGAACACCTCGGCGGTGTTCACCGACTTCCACCTGTTCGAGGACTACCTGGGCTTCGAGCCCGGCATCGACGAGCAGGTCCGGAAGTACCTGAAGGAACTGCAGATCGACCACAAGGTCACCGTCGAGAACGGGCGGCTGTCGACCGTGCAGCTCTCGCAGGGCCAGCGCAAGCGGCTGGCGCTGCTGACCGCACTGCTCGAGGATCGGCCGATCTACATGTTCGACGAGTGGGCCGCCGATCAGGAGCCGAAGTTCCGGGACGTGTTCTACCGGGAGCTGCTGGTGAAGCTCAAGGAGCGCGGCAAGACCGTCATCGTGATCACCCACGACGACCGGTACTTCGACTGCGCCGACCAGATCGTGAAACTCGATTTCGGCCGCATCGCCGAGGTCAAGGAGTTGAGCAAGCCGCTGGCCGTGGCCGAGTAG
- a CDS encoding type III polyketide synthase, with product MSITIDEGGMVPASPTRFVGGEPGSAFFDKEAFAPAPLPPTPPTTVGVIESIATGAPRQIFAQADAAAQVAGLFADPVQQARIPRIYQKTRITTRHLAVDPIDPEFLSYSKEVGTIRDRMNTFYEHAVPLAVDVAGRAVAHLDNAAEQIGMLVFATSTGFIAPGVDVAVVKQLGLSPAINRVMVNFMGCAAAMNSVRAAVDFVRAHPDKKALVICLELSSVNAVFDDNINDVIIHSLFGDGCGAVVIGASNPQQQLPAGAVVIRDSFSYLFDDAEDGIVLGVNDNGITCELSENLPQYILAGVDPVVTGVLARNGLTKSDVDLWAIHPGGPKIIEQSIASLGLGSERAAVSWDVLAEYGNMLSVSLIFVLEQMIAQQAEQPISTGVAFSFAPGVTLEGVLFDIIRP from the coding sequence CCCGCCGACCACCGTCGGCGTGATCGAGTCCATCGCCACCGGCGCCCCGCGGCAGATCTTCGCGCAGGCCGACGCCGCCGCCCAGGTCGCCGGCCTGTTCGCCGATCCGGTGCAGCAGGCGCGGATTCCGCGGATCTACCAGAAGACCCGGATCACCACCCGGCACCTGGCGGTCGACCCGATCGATCCCGAATTCCTGTCCTACAGCAAGGAAGTCGGGACCATCCGGGATCGGATGAACACCTTCTACGAGCACGCGGTGCCGCTGGCGGTGGATGTGGCCGGGCGCGCGGTCGCGCACCTGGACAACGCCGCCGAGCAGATCGGCATGCTGGTCTTCGCCACCAGCACCGGTTTCATCGCGCCGGGTGTGGATGTGGCCGTGGTCAAGCAGCTCGGCCTGTCGCCCGCGATCAACCGGGTGATGGTGAACTTCATGGGCTGCGCGGCCGCCATGAACTCGGTGCGCGCGGCGGTGGATTTCGTTCGGGCGCACCCGGATAAGAAGGCGCTGGTCATCTGCCTGGAGCTGAGCTCGGTCAATGCCGTGTTCGACGACAACATCAACGATGTCATCATTCACAGCCTCTTCGGTGACGGCTGCGGCGCGGTGGTCATCGGGGCCAGCAACCCGCAACAGCAGCTGCCCGCCGGCGCGGTCGTCATCCGCGACAGCTTCAGCTACCTGTTCGACGACGCGGAGGACGGAATCGTCCTGGGCGTCAACGACAACGGCATCACCTGCGAGCTGTCGGAGAACCTGCCGCAGTACATCCTCGCGGGGGTGGATCCGGTGGTGACCGGGGTGCTGGCGCGCAATGGCCTCACCAAGTCCGATGTCGACCTATGGGCCATCCACCCGGGCGGCCCGAAGATCATCGAGCAGTCCATCGCCTCGCTGGGTCTCGGCTCCGAGCGGGCGGCGGTCAGCTGGGACGTGCTCGCCGAGTACGGCAACATGCTCAGCGTCTCACTGATTTTCGTGCTCGAGCAGATGATCGCGCAGCAGGCCGAGCAGCCGATCTCCACGGGGGTGGCGTTCTCGTTCGCGCCCGGCGTCACGCTCGAGGGCGTGCTCTTCGACATCATCCGCCCCTGA